A stretch of Chiloscyllium plagiosum isolate BGI_BamShark_2017 chromosome 6, ASM401019v2, whole genome shotgun sequence DNA encodes these proteins:
- the LOC122551023 gene encoding LOW QUALITY PROTEIN: myosin regulatory light chain 12B-like (The sequence of the model RefSeq protein was modified relative to this genomic sequence to represent the inferred CDS: inserted 2 bases in 1 codon; substituted 1 base at 1 genomic stop codon), which translates to MNSFRTIALDNLSFPAKKTRGKTTKKCPQHATSXVFTMFDQSXIQEFKEAFSMINQNHDGFIDKEDLHDMLASLGYIQEDYLRDLLTTMGDRFTDKEVDELFREAPIDTKGNFNYVEFIHILKRGAKDKAD; encoded by the exons ATGAACTCTTTTCGAACTATTGCCTTAGACAATCTTTCCTTCCCAG CAAAAAAAACTAGGGGAAAGACCACCAAGAAGTGCCCTCAGCATGCAACTTC TGTATTCACCATGTTTGATCAGTCATAAATTCAGGAGTTTAAGGAGGCCTTCAGCATGATCAATCAGAACCATGATGGCTTCATTGATAAGGAGGATTTGCATGATATGTTAGCTTCACT AGGTTATATCCAGGAAGACTACTTGAGAGATCTGTTGACAACAATGGGTGATCGGTTTACTGATAAGGAGGTCGATGAACTTTTCCGTGAAGCACCAATTGATACTAAGGGCAATTTCAACTATGTTGAATTTATTCACATACTGAAACGTGGTGCCAAGGACAAAGCTGACTAA